One window from the genome of Cyclobacterium amurskyense encodes:
- a CDS encoding efflux RND transporter periplasmic adaptor subunit, producing the protein MKRNLIYVAIGSILVIGALYFFFASGSTGVENNILATVEQGEFRVEITTSGELEALRSVQVFGPAEARRFRIGSFTIDKMVDEGTVVQKGDFICSIDKTELFGRLEDRRLDLEQTRAQYEQIQLDTSLNLRVERDNILNQKYIVQEQELILEQSQFEPPAIIKQNEYNVEKAIRELDQAQERYRIKTLQEKARMMEIAAKLREDELEVKQMVEVLDKFVVTAPQDGMVIYVDYRGTKVKEGSQINSWNPVVATLPDLTTMQSITYINEVDIRRVKVNQQVELGMDAFPDKKYTGEVKKVANVGQQRPNSDAKVFEVIIEVNESDPLLRPSMTSSNTIIADKLNDVLFVPLEAVNVANDSINYVYLRNGTKQEVLLGMTNANDVVIEKGLNKGEYVYLNTPDWGENIAINLLEELNGKRNLDKAKEEEEPLASATKSY; encoded by the coding sequence ATGAAAAGGAATCTGATATACGTCGCCATAGGGAGCATATTAGTCATAGGAGCCTTGTATTTTTTCTTTGCCTCAGGGAGTACTGGAGTAGAAAACAACATTCTCGCTACTGTAGAGCAAGGAGAGTTTCGTGTAGAGATTACCACCTCAGGTGAGTTGGAAGCACTACGCTCAGTACAAGTTTTCGGCCCTGCCGAAGCAAGAAGATTCCGTATTGGTAGTTTTACCATTGACAAAATGGTGGACGAGGGTACGGTAGTTCAAAAAGGAGATTTCATTTGTTCTATTGATAAAACTGAGCTGTTTGGACGACTTGAAGATCGACGATTAGACTTAGAGCAAACCAGGGCCCAGTATGAACAAATTCAATTGGATACTTCTTTAAACCTTAGGGTAGAAAGGGACAATATTCTTAATCAAAAATACATTGTTCAGGAGCAAGAATTGATTTTGGAGCAGTCTCAATTTGAGCCGCCAGCAATTATCAAACAAAATGAATACAATGTTGAAAAGGCCATAAGAGAGTTGGATCAGGCTCAAGAAAGATACAGGATAAAAACGCTTCAGGAAAAAGCCAGAATGATGGAGATCGCAGCCAAACTTAGGGAAGATGAGCTGGAAGTGAAACAGATGGTTGAAGTACTGGATAAATTTGTTGTCACAGCCCCACAAGATGGGATGGTTATCTATGTGGATTATAGAGGGACTAAAGTGAAAGAAGGTTCTCAGATCAACTCATGGAATCCAGTGGTAGCAACTCTACCTGACCTTACCACCATGCAAAGCATTACCTATATCAATGAGGTGGACATAAGAAGGGTGAAAGTAAACCAGCAAGTAGAATTGGGAATGGATGCTTTTCCAGACAAGAAATATACAGGTGAAGTAAAAAAAGTGGCCAATGTAGGTCAACAAAGGCCAAACTCAGATGCCAAAGTATTTGAAGTGATCATCGAAGTAAATGAAAGCGATCCACTGTTGAGGCCATCCATGACTTCCAGTAATACTATAATAGCAGATAAATTAAATGATGTTTTGTTTGTTCCTTTAGAAGCTGTCAATGTTGCCAATGACAGTATTAATTATGTTTACTTAAGGAATGGTACCAAACAGGAAGTATTGTTAGGAATGACCAATGCCAACGATGTAGTGATAGAAAAGGGATTGAATAAAGGTGAATATGTTTATTTAAACACACCTGATTGGGGTGAGAACATTGCGATTAATTTGCTTGAGGAATTGAATGGAAAGAGGAATTTAGACAAGGCAAAAGAGGAAGAAGAGCCTTTGGCATCAGCCACTAAATCTTATTGA
- a CDS encoding class I SAM-dependent methyltransferase: MKSMISWTIRHIPRKYLQLFSHFFLKIAVILYRGKNVSCNICQKSFSKFLPYGRIARENALCPNCLGLERHRLMWLFLQRETDFFSAQKKVLHVAPELCFLNRFKKLKNLKYITGDIESPLAEVKMDIHQIPFPDNSFDVVFCNHVLEHVADDLKACAEINRVLKPNGWGIIQSPVYEQEITLEDNSITDPKEREKVFGQSDHVRKYGKDYAKRLSQSGLKVLENNFVRNLPEELIKKHALPENEIIFYCQKGQ, translated from the coding sequence ATGAAATCAATGATTAGCTGGACAATTCGTCATATTCCTAGAAAGTACCTGCAACTCTTTAGCCATTTTTTTTTAAAAATCGCCGTAATACTTTACAGGGGCAAAAATGTTTCTTGCAATATTTGCCAAAAAAGCTTTAGTAAATTCCTTCCCTACGGGAGAATTGCCCGTGAAAACGCACTGTGTCCCAATTGTCTGGGTTTAGAAAGACACCGTCTCATGTGGTTGTTTTTACAGAGAGAAACAGATTTTTTTTCAGCGCAAAAAAAAGTACTTCACGTTGCCCCCGAGTTGTGCTTTCTGAATCGTTTTAAAAAATTAAAAAACCTTAAATACATCACTGGCGATATTGAATCCCCTTTGGCAGAAGTCAAAATGGACATTCACCAGATTCCTTTTCCTGATAATTCTTTTGACGTAGTTTTTTGCAACCATGTACTCGAGCATGTGGCAGATGATTTGAAAGCTTGTGCTGAAATCAATAGGGTACTAAAACCCAACGGTTGGGGAATTATACAATCACCCGTCTATGAGCAGGAAATTACCCTAGAAGACAATTCTATTACAGATCCCAAAGAAAGAGAAAAGGTCTTTGGGCAAAGTGACCATGTAAGAAAGTACGGTAAAGATTATGCCAAAAGACTTAGCCAATCAGGCTTAAAGGTTTTAGAAAATAATTTTGTTCGGAACCTTCCTGAAGAGCTAATAAAAAAGCATGCCCTTCCTGAAAATGAAATTATCTTTTATTGTCAGAAAGGGCAGTAA
- the yaaA gene encoding peroxide stress protein YaaA encodes MIVLISPAKTLDYDPSTVSIKTQPEFKKEIGQLVEIMKKKSPNSIQKLMGVSENLAELNAGRYQRFSEVFNEENSKQALLAFKGDVYTHIDVASFSEEDFSFAQENLRILSGLYGLLRPMDMIQPYRLEMGIKLKNKRGKNLYEFWGDKITNALNEIALGQPVINLASNEYFKAVKKKKLKSNLISPVFKEYKDGTYKNIGIFSKQARGLMTDFIIRNKVKDPEVLKTFNEGRYEYSESKSNSEEWVFIR; translated from the coding sequence ATGATAGTATTGATTTCCCCAGCCAAAACCTTGGACTATGATCCTTCAACTGTTAGTATTAAAACCCAACCTGAGTTTAAGAAGGAGATTGGCCAATTGGTAGAGATAATGAAAAAAAAGTCTCCTAATTCCATTCAGAAATTAATGGGGGTAAGTGAAAATTTGGCGGAGTTAAATGCAGGACGATACCAGAGATTTTCGGAAGTTTTCAACGAAGAAAATTCAAAACAGGCCCTTTTGGCTTTTAAGGGTGATGTATATACCCATATAGACGTGGCCTCTTTTTCTGAAGAAGATTTTTCCTTTGCCCAAGAAAATTTAAGAATTTTATCCGGACTTTACGGGCTTTTGAGGCCCATGGACATGATTCAGCCCTACAGGTTGGAAATGGGGATTAAATTGAAAAATAAAAGAGGTAAAAATCTCTATGAATTTTGGGGGGACAAAATTACCAATGCACTTAATGAAATTGCCCTTGGGCAACCTGTGATTAATTTGGCATCGAACGAATATTTTAAGGCAGTAAAAAAGAAAAAACTAAAATCTAACCTAATTAGCCCTGTTTTTAAGGAATATAAGGATGGGACTTACAAGAATATTGGGATTTTCTCTAAACAAGCAAGAGGGTTAATGACGGATTTTATTATTCGGAATAAAGTGAAGGATCCAGAGGTACTTAAAACTTTTAACGAAGGCAGGTATGAGTACTCTGAAAGTAAAAGCAATTCTGAGGAATGGGTTTTTATTCGGTGA
- the wecB gene encoding non-hydrolyzing UDP-N-acetylglucosamine 2-epimerase, translating to MISVDLIAGARPNFMKISPIIDAINAAAGEGKAITFRLIHTGQHYDKNMSGSFFEQLGIPEPDVNLGAGGGTQAEQTAAIMVGYEKLLMESAKPDLCLVVGDVTSTMACAITAQKLHVKVAHVEAGIRSGDWSMPEEINRMVTDSITNYFFTTSEVANESLRKSGIGNERIFYVGNTMIDTLLKHQPRFQQPEVWSEIGLEKGKYIVMTLHRPANVDQEEKLKELIQEIIDHSGGLPLVFPVHPRTKKMLQNLGISHERLHMIDPLGYLEFNYLVQSAKAVVTDSGGITEETTVMGVPCMTLRDNTERPETITEGTNELLGTDPKAIKPAMEKLFSGSWKKGQIPHLWDGKTAKRIVEILVDKLG from the coding sequence ATGATAAGCGTAGACTTGATTGCAGGGGCTCGCCCTAATTTTATGAAAATTTCTCCTATTATAGATGCGATTAACGCAGCTGCAGGAGAAGGAAAGGCAATAACTTTTAGACTGATTCACACAGGTCAACATTACGACAAGAACATGTCTGGAAGCTTTTTTGAACAATTGGGCATTCCAGAACCGGATGTAAATCTAGGAGCAGGTGGTGGAACCCAGGCTGAACAGACAGCAGCTATAATGGTCGGTTATGAAAAATTGCTAATGGAAAGTGCCAAGCCGGATCTTTGTCTTGTAGTAGGAGATGTAACATCTACCATGGCCTGCGCCATAACAGCTCAAAAACTACATGTTAAAGTAGCTCATGTGGAGGCGGGAATTAGATCAGGTGACTGGTCCATGCCCGAGGAAATTAACCGAATGGTTACTGATAGCATTACCAATTATTTTTTCACAACTTCAGAAGTTGCCAATGAAAGCCTCAGGAAGTCAGGAATTGGAAATGAAAGGATTTTCTATGTTGGAAACACAATGATTGATACTTTACTCAAGCATCAACCAAGGTTTCAGCAACCAGAAGTCTGGAGTGAAATTGGTCTGGAAAAAGGCAAGTACATTGTCATGACCTTACACAGGCCTGCCAATGTGGACCAAGAAGAAAAACTAAAAGAACTTATACAAGAAATTATTGACCATTCAGGAGGTTTGCCTTTAGTGTTTCCGGTTCATCCAAGAACCAAGAAGATGCTACAGAATCTAGGCATTTCTCATGAAAGGTTACACATGATAGATCCTTTGGGATACCTGGAGTTCAACTACCTTGTACAAAGTGCAAAAGCGGTTGTGACAGATTCAGGTGGAATAACGGAGGAAACTACAGTAATGGGTGTGCCATGTATGACCTTAAGAGACAATACAGAAAGGCCTGAAACCATCACTGAAGGCACCAACGAACTGCTAGGAACAGACCCTAAAGCAATTAAGCCAGCCATGGAGAAATTGTTTTCAGGGAGTTGGAAGAAAGGTCAGATTCCTCACTTATGGGATGGTAAAACTGCTAAAAGAATTGTAGAAATTTTGGTGGATAAGCTAGGTTAA
- a CDS encoding T9SS type B sorting domain-containing protein, producing the protein MKSNHFKSIFKFIIKLVFIFCCISTPITLYSQGFNNNEWIFGYCEGGDNNYISFGKDGKAKVESLSGDITLGKANTAMAIDPITGEILFYTDGALVYNYLNDAMQGVVGELGGVETARQSVAISALDYDPSPGGSRDFYIFYIDPAGQLQYSLVDMNDQGGAPSNQPAAGSVSQGGTVGDAQGAILAVKSGSSPDYIVSYDNGNLTAKRLEDQPGQFTAADTLSLGSAPQTMLFDEDAGVLYIVPNNPGEDLLVVPFDADSGLFGTPEALGGTGGTELITGLAISPDGDFLYYSQGDELKRFFISEEEIAPEIPASQIPDSTAVSLPLTAEIFKIYDVKSGPDGQLYYIYEEVEGGPQYVGRVSNPDEWTMIGLLIEELPFDGSDFCGTVFPQFSPNIDLGPVVDFTWEPEMPCMNTSIQLTSEVTPLNYRPVSFEWEILPPLTDEDGEEIEMDLSVEHLLLPQEATSEQQVTVSLTVTYANGETGNVTKSISLTENNLTAQFSPSDTTLCEPSCIDLMPLLEAQSEGEDGGQGGQQGGGGLGGGTGGQGQGETNYEYFWSNKRDEGWGPEAPNEVCEPGYYWVLVREQGSTCYAYAGIRIKIWDIEDQSNNIWYFGDGAGLDFNRDPDDPNASTPRPIETPHPQDIPAGVTTVSDQTGQVLFYTDGQTVWDLNGDPMQNGEDIGGDNLSSSSVLAVPIATDETLYYLFTTQLGAGGQNEVRYSLVDIKGDNPDGIGNVVTKDNLLFSPSTQHSAAFNSGDTIWVAFHEKGNNTYRLYPVNDDGIAQPVFNSVGSNFDFGDGSGTMKFSSDGEKVAVTFKEGGSNKLEIFDFDQETGEMTPYALLDLGTEGDIYGLEFSDDTNRVFVSYTNGGPGIEEYYIQGFEETDNSDPENPVTTVCPDCFEEAKFQTEIESCILSSKAVISGTESLPLGALQIGPDGQIYSAVVGSNQIGQVQVGGACNPSTFTQQGVAPMPGTTNLGLPSFVQNSGSSIPDPSLDGPDRLCLGNDIGARGVFEGGGEPDIDIYNWTIFDAEGEVVDEFLNGGEDFQELEYFFQETGVFTVQLQVDRCGAPWEEVFTHEVEVVPSPVITLPSEISLCGEEITLVAVDPDDPRIGEYIFRWVNAAGIVVGNSNELTVTEESIYTVLVAYDIPEEFRDEDEEYQTCPVSQSVFVGPPFEFTIDQSAAAVCYGDSVSFSPDTPVSGTWSIRLGTEAEYSVIGETQELSLNTGDLEGPGTYELLFQTADPLNSNCTVERTATLEVTGLPEFSVVDVDPSQSCTVTNGSIVVEVVSQLDSLVLVGANDVFRDIQPNTQLSFDNLAPGNYTFTGYIGSCEMTHSAVVENNTPPDDLVYTVSTLPESCSDSGPQNGAVVIVFDGDPVSGDYTITDLATGEKFNATFSDRSSINVVLPAGTYSVEVANELGCTVPDPGTYEIVSGEEEVVLTSPGFCGGVVITEILAEADLSFVDKIEWYNVVGASKNLIVGEEQLTLMVSSPGTYEIHLLNAAGCLLGTGQITINQSDSTPPSLLPNYDICKSSNDLVTLEVGSWDSYEWSKNGTVVSLDPSFTPIEEGNYELMVIDSEGCDYTINFTITEVCEVNVVYPNAIRPGDPDRGFLIYTTGQLDTLTVLIYNRWGELIYFCEQENIAESISVCAWDGLVNGRKVPSGTYPIVVKFTNEKQNVNKIKRDAIVVIE; encoded by the coding sequence ATGAAATCTAACCATTTTAAAAGCATATTTAAATTTATTATTAAATTAGTATTTATATTTTGTTGTATAAGTACTCCCATAACACTTTATTCTCAAGGCTTTAATAACAATGAGTGGATCTTTGGATATTGTGAAGGAGGGGATAATAATTACATCTCTTTCGGTAAGGATGGTAAAGCCAAGGTTGAAAGCCTTTCTGGGGATATTACACTAGGAAAAGCCAATACGGCCATGGCCATTGATCCTATAACTGGAGAAATATTGTTTTATACGGATGGGGCATTGGTTTACAATTATCTCAATGATGCCATGCAGGGTGTTGTAGGTGAGCTGGGAGGAGTAGAAACAGCCCGGCAATCCGTAGCTATATCGGCACTTGATTATGATCCTAGCCCTGGTGGATCCAGAGATTTTTATATTTTCTACATCGATCCGGCTGGTCAGCTTCAATACAGTCTGGTGGACATGAACGATCAGGGTGGAGCACCTTCTAATCAACCAGCGGCAGGTTCTGTGTCACAAGGTGGAACAGTGGGGGATGCCCAAGGAGCAATTTTAGCTGTCAAATCCGGTAGTTCACCTGATTATATTGTCAGCTATGACAATGGTAATCTTACAGCCAAAAGGCTGGAGGATCAGCCGGGCCAGTTCACAGCAGCAGATACATTATCCTTAGGATCAGCACCGCAGACAATGCTTTTTGATGAAGATGCTGGTGTATTGTATATAGTTCCCAACAATCCGGGAGAAGACTTATTAGTGGTTCCTTTTGATGCTGATTCAGGTTTGTTTGGGACGCCGGAAGCCTTGGGAGGTACTGGTGGTACTGAATTAATTACAGGTTTGGCCATCTCTCCAGATGGAGATTTTCTGTATTATTCACAAGGCGATGAATTGAAAAGGTTTTTTATAAGTGAGGAGGAGATTGCTCCAGAGATTCCTGCTAGCCAAATTCCTGATTCTACTGCTGTTTCATTACCCCTTACCGCTGAAATATTTAAGATTTATGATGTTAAATCAGGCCCTGATGGGCAGCTCTATTATATTTATGAAGAGGTAGAGGGTGGACCTCAGTATGTTGGCAGAGTAAGCAATCCTGATGAATGGACAATGATAGGATTGCTTATTGAGGAACTTCCTTTTGATGGGAGTGATTTTTGTGGAACTGTTTTCCCTCAATTTTCACCAAATATAGATTTGGGACCAGTGGTGGATTTTACCTGGGAACCGGAGATGCCTTGCATGAATACTTCTATTCAATTGACAAGCGAAGTTACCCCGTTGAATTACCGGCCAGTAAGTTTTGAGTGGGAAATTTTGCCACCCCTTACGGATGAAGATGGAGAAGAGATTGAAATGGACCTTTCAGTTGAACACTTGTTATTGCCACAGGAAGCTACTTCCGAACAACAAGTGACCGTAAGTCTTACCGTTACCTATGCCAACGGGGAAACTGGGAATGTGACCAAAAGCATTTCCTTGACAGAAAATAATTTGACGGCACAGTTCAGTCCCTCAGATACCACCCTTTGTGAGCCATCGTGTATTGATTTGATGCCCTTGTTAGAGGCGCAAAGTGAAGGTGAAGACGGAGGTCAAGGTGGGCAACAAGGAGGCGGAGGTCTTGGAGGTGGCACAGGTGGTCAAGGGCAGGGAGAAACGAATTATGAATATTTCTGGTCCAATAAAAGAGATGAAGGATGGGGACCGGAAGCGCCTAATGAAGTTTGCGAACCAGGTTATTACTGGGTTTTGGTAAGAGAACAAGGATCTACTTGTTATGCTTATGCAGGAATAAGAATAAAAATTTGGGACATTGAGGACCAAAGCAATAATATCTGGTATTTTGGTGATGGCGCAGGTTTGGATTTCAATAGAGATCCAGATGATCCAAATGCATCAACTCCGAGGCCTATTGAAACCCCACACCCGCAGGATATTCCAGCAGGTGTGACTACCGTTTCAGACCAAACAGGGCAAGTTCTGTTTTATACGGATGGACAAACCGTTTGGGACCTTAATGGTGATCCAATGCAAAATGGCGAAGATATTGGCGGGGACAACCTTTCTAGCAGTAGTGTATTGGCCGTTCCCATCGCAACAGATGAGACCCTTTATTACTTATTTACTACTCAATTGGGAGCAGGAGGTCAGAATGAAGTAAGGTATTCTCTGGTAGATATTAAAGGTGATAACCCTGATGGTATAGGAAATGTAGTCACCAAGGACAACCTTTTATTTAGTCCCAGTACCCAACATTCTGCAGCTTTTAATTCTGGAGATACCATCTGGGTAGCTTTTCATGAAAAAGGGAACAATACGTACCGCTTATATCCCGTGAATGATGATGGCATAGCCCAGCCAGTTTTTAATTCGGTTGGTAGTAATTTTGATTTTGGGGATGGTTCAGGTACCATGAAGTTTTCCTCTGATGGGGAGAAGGTGGCAGTCACCTTTAAGGAAGGTGGATCCAATAAGCTTGAAATCTTCGATTTCGACCAGGAAACTGGAGAAATGACACCTTATGCCTTACTTGATTTGGGTACTGAGGGAGATATTTATGGATTGGAGTTTTCGGATGATACCAATAGGGTTTTTGTATCCTATACCAATGGAGGTCCGGGTATTGAAGAATACTATATCCAAGGTTTCGAAGAAACGGATAACAGTGATCCGGAAAATCCTGTTACGACAGTCTGTCCTGATTGTTTTGAGGAAGCTAAATTTCAGACCGAAATAGAAAGTTGCATCTTATCTAGTAAAGCGGTGATTTCGGGTACTGAAAGTTTGCCTTTAGGCGCATTGCAGATTGGTCCGGATGGGCAGATTTATTCTGCGGTAGTAGGATCCAACCAAATAGGTCAAGTTCAGGTTGGTGGAGCCTGTAACCCCTCGACCTTTACCCAACAGGGCGTAGCACCGATGCCGGGTACAACAAACTTAGGATTGCCCTCATTTGTCCAAAACTCAGGAAGTTCCATTCCAGACCCAAGTCTCGATGGGCCAGATAGGCTTTGTCTGGGGAATGATATTGGAGCCAGAGGAGTTTTTGAAGGTGGTGGTGAGCCAGATATTGATATTTATAATTGGACAATATTTGATGCCGAAGGAGAGGTTGTTGATGAGTTTTTGAATGGAGGAGAAGATTTTCAAGAGTTGGAATATTTCTTTCAGGAAACAGGTGTTTTTACTGTACAATTGCAGGTAGATAGGTGTGGAGCACCTTGGGAAGAAGTGTTTACCCATGAAGTAGAAGTTGTTCCTTCCCCGGTAATCACGCTGCCTTCTGAAATATCTCTTTGCGGTGAGGAAATAACATTGGTAGCGGTTGATCCTGATGATCCAAGAATTGGTGAATATATATTCCGTTGGGTAAATGCAGCAGGAATAGTGGTAGGAAATAGTAATGAGTTGACGGTCACTGAAGAGAGTATTTATACAGTGCTTGTAGCCTATGATATTCCTGAAGAATTCAGAGATGAAGATGAAGAATATCAGACTTGTCCCGTCAGTCAATCGGTTTTTGTAGGTCCACCCTTTGAGTTTACCATTGATCAGTCAGCAGCCGCTGTCTGCTATGGTGACTCCGTGAGCTTTTCTCCGGATACACCAGTATCGGGGACTTGGTCCATACGGTTGGGGACAGAGGCTGAATATAGTGTTATCGGAGAAACGCAAGAGCTGAGCTTGAATACAGGAGACCTGGAAGGACCGGGAACCTATGAGTTATTGTTTCAAACAGCCGATCCACTGAATAGTAACTGTACAGTAGAAAGAACAGCTACTTTAGAGGTGACAGGTTTGCCTGAATTTTCTGTTGTAGATGTTGATCCTTCACAGAGTTGTACGGTTACCAATGGGAGCATAGTCGTGGAGGTCGTTTCACAATTGGATAGCTTGGTTTTAGTAGGGGCAAATGATGTGTTTAGGGATATCCAACCAAATACCCAGCTTAGCTTTGACAATTTGGCTCCCGGTAACTACACCTTTACAGGTTATATTGGATCTTGTGAGATGACTCATTCAGCTGTAGTGGAAAATAACACACCACCAGATGATCTTGTCTATACGGTTTCCACTCTTCCTGAGTCTTGCAGTGATTCAGGGCCTCAAAATGGGGCTGTAGTAATTGTTTTCGATGGGGATCCAGTTTCAGGCGATTACACGATTACAGATTTGGCTACAGGGGAAAAATTCAATGCCACGTTTAGTGATAGATCAAGTATTAATGTAGTACTTCCAGCGGGTACTTATTCTGTTGAAGTCGCTAATGAATTGGGATGTACTGTTCCAGATCCAGGAACCTATGAGATTGTATCAGGAGAGGAAGAGGTAGTGTTAACAAGTCCTGGTTTTTGTGGGGGAGTAGTGATAACGGAGATTTTGGCTGAAGCTGATTTGTCCTTTGTAGATAAAATTGAGTGGTACAATGTAGTAGGGGCTTCAAAAAATTTGATTGTAGGTGAAGAGCAGCTCACTCTGATGGTAAGTAGTCCAGGGACTTATGAAATTCACTTATTAAATGCTGCGGGCTGTCTTTTGGGAACTGGACAAATTACGATTAATCAATCCGATTCGACACCACCATCTTTACTGCCAAATTATGACATTTGCAAATCTTCAAATGACCTGGTTACGCTTGAAGTAGGTAGTTGGGACAGTTATGAATGGTCTAAAAATGGAACTGTAGTTAGTTTGGACCCTTCCTTCACACCCATTGAGGAAGGAAATTATGAATTAATGGTGATTGATTCAGAGGGATGTGATTATACCATTAACTTTACCATTACTGAAGTATGTGAAGTAAATGTGGTCTATCCGAATGCCATTAGACCTGGGGATCCAGATAGGGGTTTTCTGATTTATACCACTGGACAGCTTGATACCCTTACGGTGTTAATTTATAACCGATGGGGAGAATTGATTTATTTCTGCGAACAGGAAAACATAGCTGAGAGCATTTCTGTTTGTGCTTGGGATGGATTGGTCAATGGAAGAAAAGTACCTTCGGGAACATATCCTATCGTTGTTAAGTTTACCAATGAGAAACAAAATGTTAACAAAATAAAAAGAGACGCAATTGTCGTCATTGAATAG
- a CDS encoding ABC transporter permease, translating into MFNERLLANFHIAFEAVLANKVRSLLTALGIIFGVAAVIAMLAIGTGAQQEILEQIKLVGVNNIVVEPIVEQIEEQVDQNSGMDREKNKFSPGLKLEDVTAIKNIIPGINRISPEIVMDTYIVKSGIRRSAKLVGVDVAYFDVLDFQLKEGRMFSEQNLVQGNPVCIIGRNVAARFFPNENPIGKRIKSGSQWLEVIGILEERIVSESSISKLGIRDFNMDVYIPIQTMLIRYRNRDLITESRLNDSNGNTSNNYHQIDKLVIQVSDSELLNPTAEVLAKMLQRRHFNVVDFEITIPELLLKQQQRTQNIFNIVLGAIAGISLLVGGIGIMNIMLASVMERIKEIGLRLSLGAKKTDIVNQFLFESVMISVSGGLIGVILGIVLAHLVSTFADFPTVITLSSIILSFGVAATVGLVFGITPAKRAASQDPITSLRYE; encoded by the coding sequence ATGTTCAATGAAAGGTTATTAGCCAACTTCCACATTGCTTTCGAAGCCGTTTTAGCCAATAAGGTTCGCTCATTATTAACGGCATTAGGAATTATTTTTGGAGTTGCTGCCGTAATTGCGATGCTCGCTATCGGCACAGGTGCCCAACAGGAAATCCTGGAACAAATTAAGCTTGTGGGGGTCAATAATATAGTAGTAGAGCCAATAGTAGAGCAGATAGAGGAGCAGGTGGATCAAAATAGTGGGATGGATAGGGAGAAAAATAAATTTTCTCCAGGACTAAAGCTTGAAGATGTTACTGCAATTAAAAATATCATTCCAGGAATCAACAGAATCAGTCCTGAAATTGTCATGGATACCTATATAGTAAAAAGTGGTATTAGACGATCAGCAAAACTCGTAGGAGTAGATGTTGCTTATTTTGATGTACTCGATTTTCAATTGAAGGAAGGGCGAATGTTTAGTGAACAAAACCTCGTTCAAGGAAATCCAGTTTGTATTATAGGCAGAAATGTGGCAGCCAGATTTTTTCCCAATGAAAACCCAATAGGTAAAAGAATAAAAAGTGGTAGTCAATGGCTGGAAGTAATAGGAATTCTTGAGGAAAGAATTGTCTCCGAGTCCAGTATTTCCAAATTAGGCATAAGAGATTTTAATATGGATGTGTATATTCCCATTCAAACCATGTTGATCCGCTACCGAAACAGGGACCTGATTACAGAATCTCGATTAAATGATTCAAATGGAAACACTTCTAATAATTACCACCAAATAGATAAATTGGTAATTCAGGTGTCAGACAGTGAGCTGCTTAATCCCACAGCGGAGGTATTGGCCAAAATGCTTCAAAGAAGGCATTTTAATGTGGTAGATTTTGAAATAACCATCCCTGAGCTATTGCTAAAACAACAACAACGGACACAAAATATTTTCAATATTGTTCTTGGAGCAATTGCAGGCATCTCTCTTTTAGTTGGCGGAATTGGGATTATGAACATCATGTTGGCATCAGTAATGGAAAGAATAAAAGAAATTGGCCTAAGACTTTCGTTAGGAGCGAAGAAAACCGATATTGTCAATCAGTTTTTATTTGAATCTGTTATGATAAGTGTTAGTGGTGGCCTAATAGGCGTGATTCTGGGAATTGTTCTGGCACATTTGGTGTCCACTTTTGCAGATTTCCCTACGGTCATTACCCTAAGTTCTATTATTCTGTCTTTTGGCGTAGCCGCCACTGTAGGATTGGTATTCGGTATCACTCCAGCGAAACGTGCGGCAAGCCAAGACCCTATAACCTCTTTGCGCTATGAATAA